Within Corynebacterium jeddahense, the genomic segment ACCGGCCAGATCGACCAGACGGACCTGTTCTTCGCGTCCATGAACGCGCTGGGCATCGACCCGATCAACCACGGCCTCACCTTCGAGAACAAGATGATGAAGGCTGAGGACAAGCCGGCGGATGCCAAGACGGATGCCAAGACGGATGCGAATGGCTCGTCCGGGTCCTCTGCCGAAGGCTCGTCGATTAGCGGTAGCTCGGTGAGCTCCCCGATCGCCGCGGTGATCCTCGGCATCCTCGCGCTGCTGTCCGTGATCGCGCTCGTCGCGCCGTTCGCGGTCGACGACGTGCTCGGCCCGATTGCGAAGCTCTAGCGCATCGCTTGACGACGAATAACCCTCCGGAACCCCACGTTCCGGAGGGTTTTCGCACGCTTTGGATAGGAGTACATTTGAGCGTCCAGCCCGTCGTAAGGAGCTATCGATGAAACGCACAACCATCCCCGCCGTGGTGCTCGTCGTCGCCGTCCCGTTCGCTTCCACCCACGTCGTCGCGTCCGCAGACCAAAGAGAGCACCGCGGTCACCGTGCAGCTCGACAAGGCGAGCAAGGCTGCCGGGAAGCGTCGGGGGCTGGACCCGCGCCTGGCTTCCGTTGCGGTTCCCGATACGCCGACGAACACGGCGCCCTCGAGCACGGCGCCGGCTGGCGATTCCAAGCCGGCCACCGATTCCAAGCCGGCGTCGAAGGGCAGCAGCACCGGCGCAATCGTCGGTATCGTCATCGCGGTGCTGGCCGTGATCGGGGTCGCGGCGGCGTGGCCGGAGATCTCGAAGCACCTGCCGCAGTAGAGACGATTACCCCGGGAAACTGAGAAGTTGTTAAGTAATATCTCGGGGTTGAAGTCGTCGTATTAGTCTGAGTGCATCTACTGGTCACAGAGAAAACCCAGAGGGATGCCATGCAACGCACACGTCTCACCGCCGCCACCCTGGCGGTCGCCATGTCGGTCTCCACCATCCACGTCGTCGCGCCGGACGCGCTCGCGCAGACAGTGCAAACCCGCACCGTTTCGGAGGTGGACCAGCAGGCTTACGCCGACGCGCTGGGGGAATGGCAGCGGGACCGCGACGCGGCGAGCGGCGACGTTTCTGAGGCGGAGCGCACCCTGAACCAGGCCAACCAGCGCGTTGCCGACGCGGAGGAGGCGGCAGGGAAGGCGCGTGCGGACGTCGATACGGCTCGCGCAAACGCGGCGGCTGCGAAGGCGGCGCTGGACGCCATCGATGTCGAGGGCAAGCAGCGAGCGGCCGATGCGGCGTCGTCCCAGCTGCGTGATGCGGAGGCCAAGCTCGGCACGGCGCAAAAGCGTGTCGACGACGCCCGCGCCACCCGCGACGCCGCCCAAGCCGAATTCAACGACCTGGACAAGCAGCTGCAGGAGAAGAAGGACGCGCTGTCCAAGGCCGAGGACGGGCTGAGAAAATCGGTTGCGATCGGCGAAGAGGTCAAGGCGGAGCGCGCCAAGTTCGACGAGCGAGTGCGCACCGGATCCGATTACTCGGTGGAGGACTGGGAGCGGCTCACCGGCCAGGCTGTTGCCGAAATGATCAATGACTACCGCGTCGCCAACGGGCTGCACCCGCTGGTGACCCACGAAATCTACATCCAGCAGGCGCAGGCGTGGTCCGACCAGATGGTGGCGGACATCCCCCGGCTTGGCACCTGGGTTGGTGCGAAAAAGGGCGATGAGACAGCGTTTCGGCACTCCGAGGCGGCGGACTATGGCCGCTCGGGCGAAAACATCGCGGGGCACTTCCTTGGCGCGCCGACCGCAAAAGCGACGCGAGAGCAGTGGAAGACACTGCCCGAAAAGCTGTTTACTGGGTGGCACAACTCGCCGGGGCATAACAAGAACATGTTGAGCCCGAACTATGAGGGAATGGGGCTTGGCATCACCGTCGAACCAGATGGCACCGTCTGGGCGACCACGATGTTCTTCCACGACCAGGTCAATTTGAACACCCGATCCTACTTCCCGGCCGACGCTTCCACCCAGCGCGCCAAGCGCAGCGGTAGCCCGTTCTACCTCCCCGCGGGAGCGAGAGAGGCCATGCAAACCCCCGCGATGCGCGACAATCTCCGGGACACGAAAGGCGTCACGCCGTCGTACGCCAACATCGCCTCCGACGTGCGCGGATTCTCGCGAAACGCACAACAGGGCATGGACCCGAAGATCACCAAGGTGGACTACGACGCGGACCGCAAAGAGATCGAGAACGCCGAGAAGCTCGCAGCTGGCTTGATCGTGATCTACCTCGCCGGGGTCGACGGGGCGCGCAAGAACGCCGATGAAGTCTCCGCGAAGACCGACAGCGCGGCCGCTCGGAGCAAGCAGGCCCAGTTAGACCTCGACCGCGTGTCCGCCTCCCGCGACGCTGCCCGCAAGGACCGCGACGCGGCGGCCGCGGCGAAGACCGACGCCGATGCCACCTTGGACAAAGCGAAGCGGACCCCGAAGCAGCCGCTTATCGACGCCGTGACCGCCACCACGCAGAACCTCTCCGACCAGCAGAAACGAGCCTCGTCCGCCGACGCGGCGCTCGCCGAGGCGCGCAAGGCGGCGGACGATGCGTCCACCGCAGCGGCAGCGAAGCGAGCGGCGCTGCAGACGCTCGACGCGTCGCGCCCGCGGGAGCGCGACTTCGTTGTCGAGCGTGAGGTGACGGAGACCCTTCCTGCCCCGACCCCTGCCCCCACCTCCACCTCGACTCCGGCTCCCTCGCCGTCGCCCGCGGTGCACTCGGGCACCGATTCCACACCGACGTCGAAGGGCAGCAGCACCGGCGCAATCATCGGCATCGTGATTGCGGTGCTGGCCGTGATCGGGGTCGCGGTGGCGTGGCCGGAGATCTCGAAGCACCTGCCGCAGTAGAGCAAAGCGCCGGGGCGTAGAGACTGTGGGACGCCCTCAGTGTGCAGGAGGCGGTGTTGCGGGAGCGTTAACGCGAAAAAACCCGCCGTAGTGGCGGGTTTTCGTGGTGGTCGGGATAACAGGATTTGAACCTGCGACCTCTTCGTCCCGAACGAAGCGCGCTACCAAGCTGCGCCATATCCCGGTTGTATCTCGCGGTTGCCCGCGGTACTCGGAACACAATACCCCCGGGCGCGCGCGTGGCCAAAACTGCTGCGTAGGTGGGGTTTGCGGCTTGAGGTCTTGCAAACCAGAAGCTACCGCTCCGTCACCCGGATGAGCGTCGCCGACGGCGGGCAGAACAAGCGCACCGGCGCGTACTTCGACTGCCCGAGCCCGTTGGACACCTCCATCCACATCGCCCCGTAGCGGTGCAGGCCGGACGCGCGGCGCCGGTCGATGTCGGCGTTGGTTACAATGGCGCGCCCGCCCGGCAGGCAGATCTGGCCGCCGTGGGTGTGCCCGGCCAGCGCGAGCTGGTAGCCGTCCGCCTCGAACGCGTCTAGGACGCGGCGGTAGGGCGCGTGGAGCAGGCCGAG encodes:
- a CDS encoding CAP domain-containing protein, whose product is MQRTRLTAATLAVAMSVSTIHVVAPDALAQTVQTRTVSEVDQQAYADALGEWQRDRDAASGDVSEAERTLNQANQRVADAEEAAGKARADVDTARANAAAAKAALDAIDVEGKQRAADAASSQLRDAEAKLGTAQKRVDDARATRDAAQAEFNDLDKQLQEKKDALSKAEDGLRKSVAIGEEVKAERAKFDERVRTGSDYSVEDWERLTGQAVAEMINDYRVANGLHPLVTHEIYIQQAQAWSDQMVADIPRLGTWVGAKKGDETAFRHSEAADYGRSGENIAGHFLGAPTAKATREQWKTLPEKLFTGWHNSPGHNKNMLSPNYEGMGLGITVEPDGTVWATTMFFHDQVNLNTRSYFPADASTQRAKRSGSPFYLPAGAREAMQTPAMRDNLRDTKGVTPSYANIASDVRGFSRNAQQGMDPKITKVDYDADRKEIENAEKLAAGLIVIYLAGVDGARKNADEVSAKTDSAAARSKQAQLDLDRVSASRDAARKDRDAAAAAKTDADATLDKAKRTPKQPLIDAVTATTQNLSDQQKRASSADAALAEARKAADDASTAAAAKRAALQTLDASRPRERDFVVEREVTETLPAPTPAPTSTSTPAPSPSPAVHSGTDSTPTSKGSSTGAIIGIVIAVLAVIGVAVAWPEISKHLPQ